CAATCTGGATGAACACAACAAAATATTGGGAAAACGAATCACTGGACCCAACCTGATAAAAACAATGGAGGGTAATGTTCCGTTTGTCGAATATTTTAAAAACTCAAAACTACAATATGGTAATAAAAATTCTCATATCTTTTCGAGTCGAATCTGTCGTGAAGGCACCTCACAAGCGATAGGGCTGATTTGTTTATGTTTTCGATTTGAAAATGAAATGACGCAAATCTTTGAAAAGTTAACCAATGATTATGATGGTTCGGTGATCACCATTATTGATGATACCAATACCGTTATTGCCAGCAGCGATATAAATCATGTTCCGGTCGATACTGTAATCGAACCGGTCGAATCTAATGTCAACGGTATTGTTTATTATCGTGGTTCTGCTTATATTTCAAAAACAATCCCGACCTTGGGTTACCAAAATTATTTTGGACTCGGCTGGAAAGGTCATATCATGCTCCCCCTCAGTCTTGCCTTTCATGATAATCGAAATCTGAAAAACATCGATTCAGCGGTTACTTTGGGACTAATGCATCAAGCGGATTCATTTTCTACCGAACTAAATGCCATTATTAACAAAACTCAAACCATTAATGGATCACTTAAACGGATCGTCTACAACGGTCAGATTATTGCCAAAGATGATCATATTGATGAAGAATATTCTCGCCTTAAACCAATTTTAAGAGCAATTGGTCGCATCGGTACAAATACCAGCAGTTTATTTCAAAGCTCAGTTGCCAATCTATTTTCGACAGTCGTTTCGACCAGCCTTGTTGACACCAGCTTTCTGGCGTCACTTTGTGTTGATATTATGGATCGAAACTTATATGAACGGGCTAATGACTGTCGTTGGTGGGCATTAGATTCAACTATCAGACGAATCCTATCAAAAGAAGAAATTAGTTCTGATCATCAAAAAACCTTAACCGATATTTTGATTTACATCAATAATCTTTACACTGTTTATAGTAATTTGTTTGTTTTTGATAAAACGGGAACCATTATTGCCGTCTCTAATCCTAATCAATCAGGAGATCTTGGTAAGCAATTAGTCAATCCCTATATTAATGAGATATTATCAAATGCAAACCCTGAAAAATATTTTGTTTCCCCATTTGAACAAACCGATTTATATACTAATCGCTATACTTATATTTATGGTGCCTCTATCATTGATTTTAATAATCAAAACCGTACCGTTGGCGGTATTGGTATTGTTTTTGATAGCGACTGTCAATTTAAGCATATCCTGCAAGAATCGCTAAATCCTGATAATGATACCTTTGCTGTTTTTACCGACCGTAAAAAGCAGATAATTTCTTCGACCAATGATGCCTACCAGGTTGGGAGTATTCTCAATCTCCCTGATCAACTTTTTACTGTTCCCAACGGTGAAACCCGGTCTGAAATTCTGGTTTATGAAAATAGTTATTATTCAATTGGTTGCGCTTGCTCATCCAGTTATCGTGAATACAAAAAATCGGATGGCTATCACAACGATGTAATTGCCTTTGTTTTGGAAAAAATGGCAGATTATTCTGAAATCACCGTAACCGAAAACACTGATAAGGAAATAGAACAATCTGATTTTTCTTTTTCCGCAGCAAGCGATCTAAAAAAACTAGCCACTTTTGTCATCAATGGACAAGTTTATGGCATCGAACAAACCTATGTTATCGAAGCCCTGGAAGCCAGTAAAACAATTTCAATGCCCGGCACAAATGCGGTCATTAGAGGTGCTGTCGAATTCAATGATCAGTATTATGCCGTGGTTGACGCCCTCGCGCTTTTTGATAAGGATATCCCCAGTCTTAATTCTCTGCATCTCCTGATGCTTCAATTAACTGATGATGAAATGATCGCGATTCAAGTTGAGAAACTGGTGAGTGTTCTTGAAATTAATATAGCAGATATTCAGCCAGTCGAAATTTCATCCGCAATAACCGGCATTATTTGCTTAACTGACGGTTCTGACCGAACCATTCTGGAAATGGACCCTCAAATTATTCTAGAAAAATTAATAGAAAATCAGGTAAGTGAAAACCTCGCTGCCGCACTGCCATTGTTAGACGCAACCGAAACAATTTAAAATTATATTAACCAATTTTATCTTCAGCTAAATAAAGGTGCTATTTCACCATCATTTTTAGTTCCCGTAAACATAAATATAAACGAGTTCTTGGCACTGAAAGGGCTGTAACAAATAACTGTTACAGCCCTTTCATCTTTATGGGGATTGCTATTTAAATCGGTTATCAATTCTCAATATCAACCAGAATATCATTTTCTTCTAATTTAATCGGATAACTTTGATCATCCTCAACCTTAAACTCCAAAAACAAAATCTTTGGTTTTCCTAATGCCTTGCCTGTTTTTGCATCAAACTTCGCACCATGTCTAGCACAGGTAATAACCCCATTTTCTAAATTGCCTTTGAATAATGATCCACCCATGTGGGGACACTTATTTGCGATAGCATAATAGTCGTTTTCAACTTTCATAACTAAAATTTCTTGATCATTTACAACAACAAGTTTCTTATCATTTTTTTCAAAATCCTGTTTTTTCGCAACTTTTTGAAAACTCATTTCAACCTCCGTTTTATTGGTTTTTCATAGATAATTGTTTTTTATAATAATAGTGTACCCTTAAAAGCAAGTTCAAAACAGTTGCTCACCACACTTCGAGTCATTGACAAATTTTAAAAAGCTACATATAATAATAACAGCAATATTACGCCATCAAAAAATTGTTAACTTTAAAATTTTAAGAAGAGGTGATCATATGTCGCAAAAAAAAGTATTTACATCTGAACAAGCAAAAGAAATTGGGCGAATGCTTGGTGTTAGCTGGAAGAAATTTGACATCGAACAATTCAGAATGGGTCTGGATGTTGAATTGGAACATGGAACCTGTGATTCACATACAAATGTAACCGGAGATGATGGATTTGTAACCGGAAAAATTGCCTTAGCACATCTCAATGAATTTCCCGACTACTATACTCGTCTGGAAAAAATGGAAGAAGAGGCAGAAGCCTTCTGGGAAGGCAAATAATTACTCTTGGCAAATAAAATCGTAGCTTAAAATACACAAAAAGAATCCTATAATTTCAAGGATTCTTTTTGTTCGTTATTTACCTTTAAGTAATGCTCTTCTTTTGCGGTATTCAATAATCGGCGCATCACCTTGAATGAGATTTTCATTCATTTCCAGTTCGGATTTTTTCGGTATTTGAGTCAATACCACATGGCGGTCCTGATGTAGAATAAAACGATTCGTCACATTACTAAAATGATTAACCATTTGTTTTAAGATCGGTAAACGCATGAATCGCTGATAGAAGCGTAAATAAATTTTGGTGTGGCCTTCATCGATTGGCGCAAATATCGCCACTATTCTGACATCCGGACTAATTTTATTTTGCCACATATTCGGCATTTGAAACTCCAGACTGAATAAATCCTGATAGTTTTCAATCTCTAGTGGTTTTAAAGGTTTTGATTCACCATTATCGACTTGATTATTGACATAAAAAGTCATGCGATTGTCTACCCATTCGACCACTGGGCCATTGACCAACGTTTTATTTCCCCGACCAATAGAATTAGCATGAACAAAAGGTAAATGAACAACATCCAGCTGATTTTCGATAGCTCTGGTATAGTGTACCGGCCAGACTTCCGAAAAACTCCCGTATGAGAATCCTGTCCGCAGATATTCAAAAAACGGAATCTCAGGCAGCACTTCCTGAAAGGCGCCATACCATAACCAGATAAATCCATATTTTTCTTTCACGACATACGCATTCACTTTAAAATGCTCTGGAACGGGCGCTTTTTTCCCATTAGCCGGTATTTGCACAACGCGACCCGTTCCGTCATAAGAAAAACCATGAAAAGGACATTTGATTGTATCATGGACTAAAGTTCCGGCACTCAATGAAGCACCGCGGTGACAACACTGATCAAAAATGCACTTAACTGCACCGGTTTCATCTCTCCATAAAACAAGTTTTTCTCCCATTCGGGTGACTCCGGTTAATTTATTTTTCTTTATTTCATTGCTGTTTAATATCCCATACCACTGATTTTTAATCATGTTTACTCCTTAATGGATAATCATATTTATTCACAAAATGGTAAGTAATACTATGATGATATCGATTTAATAAATTTTTGTCAATAGCAATTTGAAAACGTTTCGCAACGCAACTAAACAAAAATAAACGCCATTATAGTCATATCGAAATAATGGCGTTTATAACCGCTTGATATTAACTTTTCAGTTTTTCAAATGACTTAATTCTGCTTATTAAAGAAACTACCAATTTGTTGGAAAAAATCTGCCACTTGCTGGAAAAACCCTTGCGTTCCCTGACCCGCCTCAAGCAACTTGATAAATGTATCAGGATCCATATTTAAGGTGTTAAATTTATTAACCAGCGTGAGAATATCTTCTACTTGCTGATCATCTAAATTAGTATCATACTTGTCGGCCGTTTTAAGAATTAGCTGACGGATTTCATCATCATCCATATTCTTGGTCTGGGCAATTTCTCCTTTTAGGCTGTTAATAATATTCACGGCATCGTCACCAATCTCATCTTGAAGTTCGCCAACAACAGCAACCTCTTCGACCGCGGTTGATTTAGCGGCTTCATCTAAACTTGTATCGGTCGCCGCTTCATACGCTTTATAAATACCCGTTAGTGCTCCGGTACCTGACACTGGCGTATAGGCGGCCACAATTACCTTAGCATTTTTAATCCCGGCCGTTCCCAATGCCGACTTGTACATTGCATCGGTTACCCAATCAATATTATGGGTTTCCAGATCAATCCCACCAGATGATTTTTCCTGAACATAAACACTGGAAAGCGCAAGTGTTCCAATTTTATCTAAAGAAACCACATCTTCCAGATATTCACGCTCATCTTCATTCGTAACTTTAATTTCTTCGACAGCGCCTCTTTTGATATTAAAATAGTTGTACACCGTCTTTAATTGACTTTCAGTATTATCCGCTCCGATAGCAACACAAGCACTTTTAGAATCGGCTAAAACCGGGCTGGTCATGGCTACTAACAAAAATATTGTCAATAAACTCAATATCTTTTTCTTTTTCATTTCAGTCACCTCATTTTAATTTTTGCATCATTATTTTAGCAAATTAGACAAGATTCTAACTTAATTTTATAAGTGATGCATGCAATAAAAAAAGCCGACTACCTAAGCAATCGACTTCCATCCTTAATATTGGTGCGAGAAAAGGGATTTGAACCCTCACTGCATTGCTGCAACAGATCCCTCAAACCTGCGTGTCTGCCGTTCCACCATCCTCGCATAAGCAACAGGTTTTTTTACCCTGTTTTCTTATTATAAAGGAATGAGAAATAAATATCAACTGTTTTTTAATATTTTTGTCTTTTATTATCCCGATTGGAAACTTAATTCGTTAATTGTTTTTATTGCTAAAATATCCGTTAACGGCCATCAAAAGATCATCAAGACTTCCATTGTTTTCAATAATAACGTCGGCACGTGCGATCTTTTCTGCATCGGACATTTGCATATTGATTCGTTTAAGAGCCTGTTCTCGATTAAGTTGATCTCTTTCAATAATTCTATTGATCCGTATTTCTTGGTCTGCTACCACGAGAAGCGTCTCGTCTAAATGATCATCAAGATTTGTTTCAAAAAGCAGCGGACAATCATAATAAACTGTTGCCAAGCCTTTTTTTTCATAAAATGCAATTTGTTGATTATACAATT
This is a stretch of genomic DNA from Acetobacterium woodii DSM 1030. It encodes these proteins:
- a CDS encoding chemotaxis protein CheW translates to MIIHKQKYFLSHMPDVQECNDSISALNDQWDNIKLLSEINCPIQSKSVLPNMTKIQAGFIDLQQELIDTLVAEKLKKMEQKITSKTQVAIDILIRNLFERTADIGFLATDDDIRRFVDNSERTDSDRNLILSRMRDYVAKYSVYEDIIVLDSNYCVLANLDEHNKILGKRITGPNLIKTMEGNVPFVEYFKNSKLQYGNKNSHIFSSRICREGTSQAIGLICLCFRFENEMTQIFEKLTNDYDGSVITIIDDTNTVIASSDINHVPVDTVIEPVESNVNGIVYYRGSAYISKTIPTLGYQNYFGLGWKGHIMLPLSLAFHDNRNLKNIDSAVTLGLMHQADSFSTELNAIINKTQTINGSLKRIVYNGQIIAKDDHIDEEYSRLKPILRAIGRIGTNTSSLFQSSVANLFSTVVSTSLVDTSFLASLCVDIMDRNLYERANDCRWWALDSTIRRILSKEEISSDHQKTLTDILIYINNLYTVYSNLFVFDKTGTIIAVSNPNQSGDLGKQLVNPYINEILSNANPEKYFVSPFEQTDLYTNRYTYIYGASIIDFNNQNRTVGGIGIVFDSDCQFKHILQESLNPDNDTFAVFTDRKKQIISSTNDAYQVGSILNLPDQLFTVPNGETRSEILVYENSYYSIGCACSSSYREYKKSDGYHNDVIAFVLEKMADYSEITVTENTDKEIEQSDFSFSAASDLKKLATFVINGQVYGIEQTYVIEALEASKTISMPGTNAVIRGAVEFNDQYYAVVDALALFDKDIPSLNSLHLLMLQLTDDEMIAIQVEKLVSVLEINIADIQPVEISSAITGIICLTDGSDRTILEMDPQIILEKLIENQVSENLAAALPLLDATETI
- a CDS encoding Rieske (2Fe-2S) protein; this translates as MSFQKVAKKQDFEKNDKKLVVVNDQEILVMKVENDYYAIANKCPHMGGSLFKGNLENGVITCARHGAKFDAKTGKALGKPKILFLEFKVEDDQSYPIKLEENDILVDIEN
- a CDS encoding DUF5661 family protein, with protein sequence MSQKKVFTSEQAKEIGRMLGVSWKKFDIEQFRMGLDVELEHGTCDSHTNVTGDDGFVTGKIALAHLNEFPDYYTRLEKMEEEAEAFWEGK
- a CDS encoding aromatic ring-hydroxylating oxygenase subunit alpha, which gives rise to MIKNQWYGILNSNEIKKNKLTGVTRMGEKLVLWRDETGAVKCIFDQCCHRGASLSAGTLVHDTIKCPFHGFSYDGTGRVVQIPANGKKAPVPEHFKVNAYVVKEKYGFIWLWYGAFQEVLPEIPFFEYLRTGFSYGSFSEVWPVHYTRAIENQLDVVHLPFVHANSIGRGNKTLVNGPVVEWVDNRMTFYVNNQVDNGESKPLKPLEIENYQDLFSLEFQMPNMWQNKISPDVRIVAIFAPIDEGHTKIYLRFYQRFMRLPILKQMVNHFSNVTNRFILHQDRHVVLTQIPKKSELEMNENLIQGDAPIIEYRKRRALLKGK
- a CDS encoding DUF1002 domain-containing protein, translated to MKKKKILSLLTIFLLVAMTSPVLADSKSACVAIGADNTESQLKTVYNYFNIKRGAVEEIKVTNEDEREYLEDVVSLDKIGTLALSSVYVQEKSSGGIDLETHNIDWVTDAMYKSALGTAGIKNAKVIVAAYTPVSGTGALTGIYKAYEAATDTSLDEAAKSTAVEEVAVVGELQDEIGDDAVNIINSLKGEIAQTKNMDDDEIRQLILKTADKYDTNLDDQQVEDILTLVNKFNTLNMDPDTFIKLLEAGQGTQGFFQQVADFFQQIGSFFNKQN
- the coaE gene encoding dephospho-CoA kinase (Dephospho-CoA kinase (CoaE) performs the final step in coenzyme A biosynthesis.), producing the protein MKVIGITGGIASGKSAVTDILRKHFDCIVIDADQLARQAVEIGTPGLKKIVETFGASILTETAELNRSKLGEIIANDEQARKKLNAIVHPEIKKLYNQQIAFYEKKGLATVYYDCPLLFETNLDDHLDETLLVVADQEIRINRIIERDQLNREQALKRINMQMSDAEKIARADVIIENNGSLDDLLMAVNGYFSNKNN